From Brucella pseudogrignonensis, a single genomic window includes:
- the rpsB gene encoding 30S ribosomal protein S2 has translation MALPEFSMRQLLEAGVHFGHQTHRWNPKMAPYIYGDRNNIHILDLSQTVPLLHNALKLVSDTVARGGRVLFVGTKRQASDIIADAAARSAQYYVNARWLGGMMTNWKTISNSIQRLRKLDEILAGDAQGYSKKERLNLEREREKLDRALGGIKDMGSVPDLMFIVDTNKEAIAIQEAKRLGIPVVAIIDSNCNPDQIDYPIPGNDDAARAISLYCDLIARAALDGIARQQGAMGIDVGAQVEAPVEPALEAPAAGA, from the coding sequence ATGGCATTGCCTGAATTCAGCATGCGTCAGCTTCTTGAAGCTGGTGTTCACTTCGGTCACCAGACTCACCGCTGGAACCCAAAGATGGCTCCATACATCTATGGCGACCGCAACAATATCCACATTCTCGATCTGTCGCAGACCGTTCCTCTGTTGCACAATGCTCTGAAGCTCGTTTCAGACACTGTTGCTCGCGGCGGTCGTGTTCTGTTCGTTGGCACGAAGCGTCAGGCTTCTGACATCATTGCTGATGCTGCAGCACGTTCGGCTCAGTATTATGTTAATGCACGCTGGCTCGGCGGCATGATGACCAACTGGAAGACGATTTCAAACTCGATCCAGCGTCTGCGCAAGCTCGACGAAATTCTCGCTGGCGACGCTCAGGGCTACTCGAAGAAGGAACGCCTGAACCTCGAACGCGAACGCGAAAAGCTTGACCGCGCTCTCGGCGGCATCAAGGACATGGGCTCGGTTCCTGACCTTATGTTCATCGTTGATACCAACAAGGAAGCGATTGCTATTCAGGAAGCCAAGCGTCTCGGCATTCCAGTTGTTGCGATCATCGACTCGAATTGTAACCCAGACCAGATCGACTACCCAATTCCAGGCAACGACGATGCTGCTCGCGCTATTTCGCTTTATTGCGATCTGATCGCTCGTGCTGCTCTTGACGGCATTGCACGTCAGCAGGGCGCTATGGGTATCGACGTTGGTGCGCAGGTAGAGGCTCCTGTTGAGCCAGCTCTCGAAGCTCCGGCTGCAGGCGCATAA